agtcaccgttgtaatgcaggaaacacatcagccaatttgtgcacagcaagatcccacaaacagcaataaatgaccaggtttttttttccagttatgttgcttgagggataaatattggccaggatactggggagagctTCCCTgctttagtgccatgggatctttctcaGCCACCTGAGGCGGCAGACAGGTTCGcagttaatatctcatctgaaaggcagcacctctaacTGTGCAGCACTGAGTGTCAGCTTGCGTTTATTtcctcaagtctctgcagtgggacttgaacccacagccttctgacacaGGGGCCCAGGGCATCGAGCCTACATTTTTGCACTCGGTATCGGAGGAAGATAGCGTTGGCATAGAGTGGTGGTGGACGAGACGTGCGGAGGATATTAaacaaatttatttagagatacagcactgaaacaggcccttcggcccaccgagtctgtgccgaccatcaaccacccatttatactaatcctacattaatcccatattcctatcacatccccacctgtcccaatcacctacctatactagggtcaatttctaatggccaatttacctatcaacctgcaagtctttggcatgtgggaggaaaccggagctcccggagaaaacccacgcagacacagggagaacttgcaaactccgcacaggcagtacccagaattgaacccgggtccctggagctgtgaggctgcggtgctaaccactgcgccactgtgaggtaAAAGGAAACAGAGAGATAAAGGTTCTTACCTTGGCTCTTTGGTTTTGAAACCAGACTTGAACAACCCGGACAGTGAGGCCGGTCTCTGCAGCTAGTGTCTCCCTCACCTAGGACAAAACAAATCCAGATGAATCGGGGGAGATGTGACCGAGCTCCACTCCACATCATCCTCCAATTTTCTTCCCTCTTGCCTTGAAGGTGCTGACACTTTGTTGGCTCTACAGACTCTGGCTGCTGTCCCGTACCTCACTCAAGTGGTCGTTCTTGACGTGTGAACGTCACGAGTGTGAAcgaatactctccattttcctggacggctgtagctgcaacaacactcacggAGCTCGAAACAATCCAGACAGAAGCAcggggcttgattggcaccccatctaccatttTAACCgtccactccctccacaactcgcTGTGTTTCAAAAAAAAGGTTTCCTCGTGTCACCTGTGGTAAATTTACCCTCAAGTTACcaacctttctgccactggaaacagtttctctttatttattttatCAAAGCCACTCACCATTTAGAAAACCACTATCAAATTTCTCAACTGTCCCTGCTGTAAGGAGAGCGATCCCAGTTTCATCAGTCACTCCTCACCCACCGTAACATTCTAGTTAATCTCCTCcgcactccctccaatgccctgacatccttcctaaagtgcggtgcccagaattatacaccagctgaggctaaccagttttttttttgtataaaggtttagcataacttctttgcttttgtactctattcctgtaTTAGTAAAATTAAGGATTTCATATGCTTTTTAACAACTTTCTCAACTTTCCCTGCCACGTTCAAagatttgtgtctctctctgttcctccaccccctttaaaactgtatcattcagtttatattgcctctctgcattctttgtgccaaaatatatcacttcttgcatctctgcattaaatttcatctgtcacgtgtcttcccatttcaccagtctgccttTGTCCTCCtgaggtctatcactatcctcctcactgctttatttcatttccccgatcttcgtatcatctgcaaactttgaaattatgccctgtacacccaagtgcaGGTCATTTATATCAATCAAAAAGAGCAGGGATCCTCATACTGactcctgaggaacaccactgtatacttccctccagtctgaaaaaacaactgttcaccactgcaCTCTgccccttagccaatgttatatgcaTGCGGCCTCTTTCACTTTAATCCCATGGCCTGAACAGCTGTGAACACAGCTCTGTGCCAGTGAGTGACTGAGTCAGGAGCTGGCACCTATCAGTGAAGGAGTTGATGTCAAGGTGTAGTACACATGTTGGCAAATTCAGCACCTTTGATCCCACTGTGCATTGTCCAAAAAAAGTTTCAGAAAAGCTTGCTGTTTGTTGAATGCAAGGGTCCTACATGAAATGGGCTTGGGGCAGTCCAAACCCAATTTCTAATATGTGTGGGCTCACAACATTAAACTCTCCCTGATCTCAGTCGTAAAGAGCCTAAGGGTGTCTGCTCCAGGTAAAGGAGGATGCTCTAAGATTGGGCCAGAACATATTGCTTAGGGTGGGTAGAAAGAGCTTTAGTCTGCCATTGTCTGGTGTGCTTGGCACTGGACAACAAGGGCTAAAGAATGGCACTTCCCCCATGCCATAGTGACCCAAGGCCCTGCTAATGACTCACCAACCAGCCCGCTCACGAATGGGACATGTCACCGGAGGCTGGGATTCATTCCACCTTGAGCAAATGGCCTATTGGGTAGCTTGATCCTGGCTGGACAAACAGCATGAGGCTTAAACGCTATGCTGTTTGATCTGGTCAAACTCCAGCATTAGTCGCAAGAACACACTTGGGGGAATCCCTAAGCATTCCATACGATGCAGCACCTAATACCTTGGAGTGTtgctatggggagagaacgtgcCCCTTTATCTAGAAACACTACAGGTGTAAACGTCTCAGGAGCTTGGGTCAGTGACTCCGAACACCGGGGCAGCTGGGATCGTGTGCCAGTCAACTGATGCTTACTGCTCCCGGGCATGGACCCAGAAAAATCTCCCATTCTGTTAGGGCAGCACCTGAATGTGTCTCAGTGCCCTTCCATCCTATTCATACCTTTCTGCAAGGTTTGGATGACACCTCAAAGGAGGCCTTGAAGGCCCGTCTCTGCTGGGTGGTGAGTATCGTTCGTGGGCGTTTGGACCTTTTGTGGTCCTTGCCCTCATCACCGCCCTTGCCCTGGGTCTGTCCAAGTTGTTCACCTTCCTCATCTTCACTTTTCACTGTAAGAAAACAAACACACAGAGGGCACAATGAGACAGAGAAATGCCATTAATGCCAAGGGAATGAATGCCTATTTATATAGTTTTCTCAGGAGGTTCCAGAGCACTTTGAACAGCAATGTGCACCTTTAATGTAAGaagacgtcccaaggcgcttcacagagctACAATAGATGAAAGCCGGTTTATGGTTAtattggctgagggaggaatgttggccaggacaccagggaaaactcccctgctcttcttcctttATGCTTACCTGAGAGGgcggatggggcctcggtttaatgtctcatctggaagacagcgcctccgacaatgcagcactccctcagtactgcagtagattatgtgctcaaatggaGTGGTCCTTGAGCCCACAACTTTCATGAGTCAGAGATTTTGAGGCAAACTAACACTTAAAGTGAATCAGACTGGATGAGTCATCAATTCGATACGAATGGTTAAATAGGCATTAATACGAAAGCAAAAtattgaggatgctggaaatctgaaataaaaacagaaactgaaacagattccaacattttctgtttttatttaatctaCCAGTTAAATAGACATCGAAAGGCTTGAGCGATATTGGTAAATCATTTTACCAGGGTTATAAAGAGAGAAGTACTCGATGACGCAATTGATAATAGTAACTCGTAAAAGCTGCTCTACAGGCACTAGCAGCTCCCTGAtatacaaagaaagaaagaaacaagttGCATTTCTATAGTACCTATCACAccctcagaatgttccaaagcactttacaaccaatgaagtatttttgaaatgcaaataatgtaggaaacaaggcaacCAATATATGCAcaagaagctcccacaaacagcaaagtgttaATGATCAGATCATTTGCTTTTAGTAATTAAGGTAGAGGGATAAATAATGgtcaggacacctgggagaacttGCCCGCTCTTCAGATAgtaccacgggatcttttacatccacctgagatggcagacggggtctcagtttaacgtcacatctgaatgacagcacctctgacagtgcagcactgaactCTCCCATCCAAGTGGCCATTATCATTGTGTGAGTCTAGCAATGAGTAGCAACAGGCAATTTGACTGTGGGAGGTATCACAGCTAAACCCAACCCTGCCCTTAGTCAATATCCACAAATCTACCAGTgatggaaattacagcacagaagcagacttttgattttattttttatttagagatacagcactgaaacaggcccttcggcccactgtgtctgtgctgaccatcaaccacccatttatactaaccctacagtaatcccatattctctaccacctacctacactaggggcaatttataatggccaatttacctatcacctgcaagtctttggctgtgggaggaaaccagagcacccggcgaaaacccacgcggtcacagggagaacttgcaaactccgcataggcagtacccagaattgaacccaggtccctggagctgtgaggctgcggtgctaaccactgcgccactgtgcagcctttGTGCCAGTGCCAACTTTTTAACTGGAGTTATCAACTGCAATCAGAttgccctgccctttccccattccGTTAATATTTTATTGAATTCCTTCTTGAatgttgctgaaaaaagagacatgctgtttaagctttttcgtcttgcactcatcaggacagttgcaagaatgccaaatttcaaagagagCAACAATTTATACGGCATGAGAAAAGGGTACTGTTTGGTaggcaagtcaactctgattggttgaggcattgccatggagaatgcaccagggaactactgtcctcacgcttttgtttaattcgaAAAAGGCACAactcctggacatgttccttttgcctccgGAGGACAGGTCCCTTcacatgaatatatgtagcttctagcaagtacaactgagccacattgcgagcccgacgGATAaaccttcttgaatgttgtgattgAACTGCCTTCAGGAGCTACTGGATGGTGGTAATGCATTGCACACCCAATAACACTCTGTGTGTGAAGACACGTCTTCTAACCTTCTGAGTCCATGGCCTCGATAATAACAGGGAGGTGGGAAGGGTTTTTTTGGGTGTGGAGGCAGATGTTTAGGGGCTGGGATACCTGGAATTACTGGATGCCCGGAGGCCAGGTCGTATTTAACGGCAGGATCTCTGTTTTCCAGCATCAGCCAGCCAGGTTGAAGGGTGTCGGACTGTCAGGTGGGTAGGTCTGCAGCTTCAGGCTGCAGCTGGAGATCTTGCATTAGTGAGGGTAAATTGTAAGGTGGTCAGACAGATTGTGATGGAGTTTACAGCTGGCTTGTTGGGCCAGAGGGAAGGGCTCTTgcacctcctggcccacaagcagtgctccaaaggcatttaccctgattgatttGGCCCTTCACGTCTCCATGCAGCTGCCGAGTTTCTTGATGTTggagaaataaaaaataaaagtgaCGTTAAGACGaaatattttaaatattttaagAAGCGACCCACCTCCTGAGGGTGGATTGGTTGCCCTTTCCGCACTGACCCGTGTCCGATAAACTGGAAATGGCCGGTTTCGAGGCAGGCTTCCCAGTTTTTTATTTTTAACCTCTCAGTTTCCCGCTTTACTGTGAGTTTTaccatttttatatatatattgtaAAATTTACCCAAGACTCTTGTTACTTTAACCAATGCTTTTTGAAAAGTCCAATTCTAAAACATTTACTCTGTTCCCTTTGTCTGTATGATTGGTAATTTCCGTGAAGAATTCACTTTATTGGATAGTGATTGGAGTGGAATCCTTGGCTGATGTTTGTCTTTCATTTCTGACTTCAgcacaaattctaggctgacattctagtgcggtgctgagagagtgctacattgtcagaggtgccatctttcaggtgagatggtaAACCCTCTTAGGTGGGTGTAAAATATCCCTCGGCACTATTAtgaagaagaacaagggagttcggcctggtttctggtcaatgtttcTTCTTCAACCTACATCGCTAATGTCATTTAtcacattgttctttgtgggatcttgctgtgttcaaaatggctgctgcatttcctacattacaacagtgaccacacttcaaaagtacttcatcagctgtaaggTACTTTAGGATGTCCTAACGttgtgaacggtgctatataaatgcaaatctttctttctcccATCATGTTGGGTTTTGTGTGGCTGGCAATGGTTGACAGCTATTTTAAGAGGTAAGGAAAGACTCAGTAGCAGGCGACTTCACTGGGGTCTGACGGGTGCCTGTACCTTTAAAACAGAACTgtctttacaacaacaacaacttgtactgacACAGTGCCTTGAAAGTACTAAAACATCCAATGATtattatgaagcaaaatttgacaccaagccacataaggcacacggccaaaatcttgatcaaagacgtaggttttaaggagcatcttaaagtaggaAAGTTGGGtcaagaggcggagaggtttccggagggaattccagagcttagggcttcagcagctgaaggcacggccgccaatgatggagcgattaaaatcggggatgctcaagaggtcggaattagaagagcacagatatctcggagggttgtgaggctggaataCCCAAATAGGGGAGGATCGAgaacatggagagatttgaaaacaaggatgagaattttaaaattgaggtgttgcttaaccgggagctaatgtaggtcagcgagcacaggggtgatgggtgaacaggacttggtgcgagtgaggacacgggcagcagttttcaatgacctcatgtttatggagggtagaatgtgggaggccggccaggagccttattgcttctttctgtctctgtttgaagATTTTAATTGCGTTCAATCAAACAAAACACAATATTTgaaactctctaaagcttccatttcTCACGATTATTCTGTGCATTGCTGAGGTCACTGTGTTTCAGGGGAGTGAACCCTTACTTTTTTTTGAATAACTCTCCAGTGATAAATAACTTGGACTGCTCCCTTTGCCCGGTCACTGTGGGAAGGTTTCACTCCCTCGCTTTATGTGATAGATCCATTTGTCCCTGAATATCTGACAGGTCGATGATGGCTATTCATCACCTCTCTGACCTGTGAATTATTCGAATGTCTTTTCAAGCcttgctgctgctcctggctctTTAACCTTGTTCAGATTATCTAAAAGGCAAAAGTCTGTCCGGGTCTTGTAAACGATTCCAATTTGCAGAGGGATGACCCAGAACCTCTCTCACAATAGAAAAGAACCTGGCTATATGTCTCCTTCCTCATCAGTAGCCTCCAATCCCACTCTCCATCCCAACTTGCTTCCTTCTCTCTGCTCTCGCAACACTACTCTAATAAACTTTTACCTGTTGTTCCTTTTAAGCTTTAAATGTCTCAGTCATGGCTCAgtgtcagaagcttgtgggttcaagccccacgccagagacctgagcacaaaatccaggctgacactcccaccgCAGTACAGAGGAAGGGCTACCTTGTCGGAGGTGCGGTTTTTCAGTGGAggcgttaaactaaggccctgtctgctctctcaagtttgaagaagagcagcagaggtgtcctggccaatatttatcctgcaaccaacatcattaaaacggtTGATCTGGGGGCATTACCACGTTGCagcttgtgagatcttgctgtgtccaaattggctgccctgtttccgacattacaacagtgactgtacttcattggctgtaaatctgaggttgtgaaaggtagtaTGTAAATGTAAGTCTCCCTTTCTTTCTAATTACTTCATCTCACGCACGCTTCCTCTGCCCTGCATCTTGACTTTGAAATCTCACTGATCCTCCATTCCTCGGGGAGAACCTCACTCACTGCATTCAGAGACTAAGATAAGAATGGAGAAAGAAAATCCACCTAATGCAGTCAGATACTGAGTGGAGTAgaggagaggacacagggtgagcaGGTAAACCGAGAAAGGTGGCAGCATCAGTCGATGAGGTCATTAAAAGGCAAACAGAATTCTTGTTTTCTAGAGGCAAGACCTTCGttaataacttgcatttctatagcatctttcacaacctcggggtgtacctaaagcactttacaggtacttttgatgtgtagtcactgttgtaatgtcagaaacacagcagccaatttgtatacagcaagctgccacaaaaaacaatgtgatactgaccagataatctgttttaatgatgttggttaagggacaaATATAGGCAAGGAAAtgggggagagctcccctgctcttcttcaataatGCTGTGGAATCTTTGACAGTCACCTGAGCAGGGAGGCCAGGCCTTggtttcatgtctcatctgaaagacagcacctctgacagtgcagcactccgtcagtactggcgGTGGGAGTGTCAATCTGAATAGTAAgcttctggagtggagcttgatccCACAACCTCCTGATGCAGGGgtggagagtgctacccactgagccacaactgaccagGTATTCTTCTTcagtggtgttggctgagggataaatatcggctagATGAACTTCCAACGCTTCATCCAGATAAGGTAGAATTATTATATGTTATCGTTATTCAATAGAATTATTCTTGTTATTCTGAAATCTTATACCTCTAAAATGCCAACTCTGGTTATCACATAAAGTGTCATACAGCCATTGGGTGAAAGTAGTGATGGACTCAGAGCATCATATATCTATTTAGTGAGTTGGCTATTTGATTATTTAACTtatcatgaacgaattaaaaacagTGAGAATGAATCATCTTCAGAAAGCAGAGCAATTAAAACCTTTTCATAACTATATAAACACAAAAATTACAGCATTATGCAAAAGTTACAAAATATacaaaagagagactgaaaaggctagggttgttttccttagagcagagaaggttgagcggggacatgattgaggtatacaaaattatgaggggcatagataggttagataggaagaaactttttcccttagcggaggtgtcaataacgaggggacatagatttaaggtaaagggaaggaggtttagaggggatttgaagaaaacaaatttcatccagagggtggttggaatctggaacacactgcctgaaggggtggtggaggcaggaaccctcacaacatttaagaagtatttagatgagcacttgaaacgtcatgaggggggatcttatagaaacatataaaatcatgaagggaatagataagatacaagtagagaggatgtttccactggcaggtgaagctaggacaagagggcatagcctcaagattagagggagcagatttaggactgaattaagaaggaacttcttcacccagagggttgttaatctatggaattccttgcccagtgaagtagttgacgcttcttcagtaaacgtctttaaagctaaggtagatatctttttgaacaataaaggaattaagggatacggtgggagcgcgggtaagtggatctgagtccacgaaaagatcagccatgatcttattgaatggcggagcaggctcgaggggccggacggcctactcctgctcctagttcttaggatCTTCTTATGATcacagcatacaaagctacgggccaagtgctggaaaatgggattagaatagttaggtgcttgatggctggcacagacacgatggacgaagggcctgtttctgtgctgtataactctatgactctagtaagATTAATCTGTGCATTGATCAGAACTGTGGCCTTGCTCTGGATACCTGACTCAGTCGGGGTATGGCTGATCCCACTcaacatttctctctctttctcatagtCATTGCGGCAGAGGAGCTGGCCCTCCTTCAGCACAAACTCGTCGCCCTGTTGCAGGTGACGCTCGCACTCGCAGCAGCTGAAGCACTCGACGTGGTACACGCTCCCCAGCACGCGCATGATGAACTGGGACGGGCCGATCGCCTTGGTGCAGCCGCTGCACTTGGTGACAAAGAGTCTGGAAAACAAAATCAGGTAACGTGGGTCAGAGACAGCAGCCTGAacgcgagggagagagcgatagagacagagacagacaaagGAACCGTCGCTGGAAGGACCACAGTCAAGCTGTTGGAGGGTAGCAATCATTAACCCTTGACGCTGCATTAAAACAACACACATAGCAATGTAGTTTAGACACTCTAAACATTGATCCATCCCCTCCACCAGTTGGAAACTCTACCCTGGTTCATTAAAGGTGCATGTTATTGAGTTGCATAGAATTAGAatgtacagcgcagaaacaggccattcaactcaACCGTGCCAGTGTTtacgctccacacgagcctcctcccaccttgttTTATCAGTTAGCATAACCTAGCTATAATGCCTAAAGTGAAGCCTTAAACCTTGATGGGATGCATTGCAACTGAAGCAAGTCAATGCTTGATCAATCTCGACATGTTACTTAAGTGGCACACTCTTCCTCTTCACTGTTGAAATCAAATTTTCTTATTCTATCTCTAACTCACACTTGTCCAGGAGCATCAAACCGATGGAAGTCACCATAACCCTCAAAATCTTTTCTTCCTATGATCAAGAAGCTTTGAAATTCTAAGGAAGATACGTGATATGTGAaacttagagtcatacagcatagaaacaggtccttcggcccatcgtgtctgtgccagccatcaagcacccacctattctaatcccatttttcagcacttggcccgtagccttgtatgcttctcGTAACTCTGGCTCCCAACCTTGTTTTCCATTGCTCTCCATCATCTTATTGGTGCTACTTTCTGCACGCGATCCTCCTTAGTTCTAAATATCCCACTGACACGTGTTCCCTACCTCCTACATCCTCAATTTGTTGAAATCAAGGCTCATTACAATGTCTCCTACTCTAACACGAACTCATTCTCACCTCCTCTGTTCCTCTCCCCTCCATTCGCAAGGCTTTTCGAATTCAGGCTTCTTGTCAACTAATTATTGCTTCTTAATTGACCTCCTCTCTGCTATTCTTTCCAAGTTCTTGGTGGCCTGTTCATAAGTTTCTAAACAGATCCCTATTCATGTGTGTGCACTCGTCTTTGGCCATGTCACACTTCCACTCATTTATGGATGGTTGACATCCTAAAAAGACACTACAGACAGGATTCAATCTGCCCAAACTGGGTCATTTCAGCACAAATGGGTCAGAACCGACAGACATTGTTGGTGTGATATGATAATGTAATAGTTTAGGTATGGGACTAGAAACTGAACAGTCATCAGCTCACATCCCACTATTGCAAGCTTTAAAACTGACTTCAATAAATCTGGTACCAGGAAAAATAAAGACCCTGAAAGCTGCTAAATTGTTATAGAAAGAACAACCTAGGGATGGGAGCTTGCTACTTCTCGacccagtctgacctacatgtgattccataCCCATACTTACTAGTTGACTCTTAATACCCTCTGAAGTTGTCCTTATTCATTCTCGGGACGTGGTCATCACTGGCACGTCTGGTATTTATTGCTCAACGCATAGACCACCaatgggcagttaagagttaaccacaatggtgtgggactggagtcacatatagacccagCTCcgttaaggacagcaggtttccttccataaagggATGTTAGTGAATCAGTTGTATTTTTCTGACAATCtttcagcttcatggtcacttttactgataccagctttttatttccagattttattttTTAGGAAAGTGAATTCATATTCTGAAACTgccattttttttatttgtccgtgggatgtgagcatcactggctaggccagcatttgttgcccatccctaattgcccttgagaaggtggtagtgagctgccttcttgaaccactgcagtccgtgtggtgtagatacaccatcagtgctattaggaagagatgttccaggattttgacctagtgcagtgacagtgaaggaacggtgatatagttccaagtcaggatggtgtgtggcttggaggggaacttgcaggtggtggtgttcccatgcatctgatgcccttgtccttcgaggtggtagaggtcacgggtttggctttcaaaggagccttgttgtgttgctgcagtgcatcttgtagacggtacacacggaacgttccgaagaagggtcactgacccgaaacgttaactctgcttctctttccacagatgctgccagacctgctgagaggttccagcatttcttgtttttatttcagatttccagcatccgcagtattttgcttttattaacccttTGAGACCTTGATTGTATTTTGCTATATTCGACATGGAAATAGATTGTTCTTTGAATGGTGGGAGCGGAAACAGGAATTATGTGCAGTTATGGAGGAGGTGGGGAGACTTTCCTCTCCCCTCCAAGTCTTGGAATCAGCCCCAGTGCTTCACCTAGagacgagaactgcacacagtactccaacagcCATCTTACCAAGGCTCCATTTAattttaaa
This genomic window from Heterodontus francisci isolate sHetFra1 chromosome 43, sHetFra1.hap1, whole genome shotgun sequence contains:
- the LOC137355642 gene encoding LIM/homeobox protein LMX-1.2-like — translated: MMESNGKQGWEPELREAYKATGQVLKNGIRIEFQSFLIIGRKDFEGYGDFHRFDAPGQVLFVTKCSGCTKAIGPSQFIMRVLGSVYHVECFSCCECERHLQQGDEFVLKEGQLLCRNDYEKEREMLSGISHTPTESVKSEDEEGEQLGQTQGKGGDEGKDHKRSKRPRTILTTQQRRAFKASFEVSSKPCRKVRETLAAETGLTVRVVQVWFQNQRAKMKKLARRQQQQQQQEQEQLNCQRMGTRRNSNRGARQNNEDSEGEKRRVWSHQQTYQGQGKRR